Genomic segment of Panthera leo isolate Ple1 chromosome B2, P.leo_Ple1_pat1.1, whole genome shotgun sequence:
gaagcatcCTATTAAAATctacttctggggtgcctgggtggctcagtggttgagcgtccagatcttgattttggctcaggtcacaatcccaggttCATTGtatcgagccctacgttgggctctgcgctgagtgtggaccttgcctgggattctctctctctccctccctctgcccctctcccgcacttgtgagcgtgctctctctctctctaaaataaaatttagaaaaattatttaaataaaagaaaataaaaatatacttccaTCTCTAACTCACCCAAGACCCTAGGTCTCCTTAGCTCTGTGATTTGCAAGGCCAAAATGAAGTTTAAGTATGTGTCATTCTAGGTCATCTGGAAGCTGGTTCACCGAGGCCATCTCAGAGGACCTGAGTGTGCCCAAGAAAGCAGCAAGCCTACCCAGAAGGGTATGCCTTAATGATCTTCACATCATCCACAGGGCGGTCCTGGGAGTTCGTTTCCACCATTCCTACTCGATTCACCATTCCTATACCCTGGCACACACGGCCGAAAATGGTGTGTTTGCCATCAAGCCACTGGGTAGGGGCTAGGGTCACAAAAAATTGGCTGCCGTTGGTGTCTGGCCCCGCATTGGCCATTGCGAGAATTCCGGCCCCTGgtgggaaaaaggaggaaagagtatGAATAACCCCCAAAGCTCCAGCCTGGAGCGTGTTACACCATCCCAGACTTTGTTCTGGCCTCTGTCCTCAACCACGTGACCCAAACAATCTTGCCCTCAGGGCAGGCTCTCCGCCTTTGCACCAAAGGCCATCACTGCACTACCCCAACAACCTCATCTTCCTGGTCTTCGCCTACTCCCCAGCTTCTCTATCCATGATGATCCCCACCAACTGCTGGGCCATGTTCCTGATTCCCCTCCAAATCCCAGCAAGGTCTCCTCCTTCTCTGAGGAAAGCAGACTTTAGTTATAGTGCAGAACTACAGAcacatagtatataaatataactcCCAGTTTATGACCGCAACATTCAACAATTAGAGGCTAGAACACTCAGGCCAGCACTGTGAATTGCTCAGGACCCTGAGAGAGGCGTCATCTTCTCTAATCCACCACGGCTCTTTGTGGCGCCATAGCTGGGCAGCGGCATGGCACCACGCCACGGTGTCAGGCATGCGCCCTGGATCACAGCCAAGGGCAAGCTTTTAAagtcctctccctcttcctaccCAGTCCGGCCAGATTCTTTACTTACCCGTGAATTTCAAGTCTGGATGAAGTTCATCTTCAAACTGCTTGCCGTAGATAGATGCACCACCTCGACCTGCCAGATTAGAAGACAAGAAGCCAGTCAGCTAGTCCCACGCTCTACCTCACGGCAAGAATTATGGTTCAGGGTCAAAAGATTCTTCGGAGTATACAAAAGGAAAGAGCAGTGAGCACACCTGGCCCCTGCTAAGTATACTGCAACTACGTAGCCCAGCAGCAGGATCAAGCACAGACATAGCACATTCGGATCACTGGTTTCATTCAGGTAAGaggtttcttttcaaaataacacCAAGAGTGTTTTTTCCTGGTTATTAAAGTAATACGTGTTCACTGTCAAATATGCAGAAAGCATAGAACATTATCAATAGGACATTAAAGTCCCCTATAACCTAACTATCTACAGTTTAACTACCATTTATAATTTGATGGATTAagagatttcttaatttttaacttttttatgagTATTTTAGACAGGAGCGCCCCAAGCCTTAACCCGGTGCCCATCACAGACATTGCTGATCAACCAACATTCCTCCCTGCTGAGCTTCGACGGGCCTCTGTGGCCTACCAACTCAGA
This window contains:
- the PPIL1 gene encoding peptidyl-prolyl cis-trans isomerase-like 1; protein product: MAAIPPDSWQPPNVYLETSMGIIVLELYWKHAPKTCKNFAELARRGYYNGTKFHRIIKDFMIQGGDPTGTGRGGASIYGKQFEDELHPDLKFTGAGILAMANAGPDTNGSQFFVTLAPTQWLDGKHTIFGRVCQGIGMVNRVGMVETNSQDRPVDDVKIIKAYPSG